In Planctomycetota bacterium, one genomic interval encodes:
- a CDS encoding NADP oxidoreductase — translation MSQDAASASSSGRPLRVAIVGSGPSGFYAAEALFKHESTVHVHMFERFPTPFGLVRFGVAPDHGKIRNVIHTYEKTAAHEHFQFWGNVTIGRDLSIAELQQHFDAVVLAYGAETDRSLDIPGENLARSYTATAFCAWYNGHPDYRDVHFDLSHETVAVIGQGNVAMDVARVLGKSADQLRDTDMADHAIEALSRSKVREIYVIGRRGPAQAAFTPKEIHELGDIPGCDIIVDPEDLKLNAASQQELTLPDHHAAERNMATLEEFARRDVKGQPRRIILRFFQSPVEIRGNAGGVTSIVLEANELSGEAGAQKARGTGRMQELACGVVFRSVGYRGVAMPGAPFDERRAVVPNEHGRVEVGLYVVGWIKRGPSGLIGTNKKDSEDTIERLLEDAPKLSRATADEASLRALLEQRGVRIVTFPEWQTIDAAEIERGASQGKPREKFTRVQEMIHLLDGL, via the coding sequence ATGTCGCAAGACGCCGCCAGCGCATCATCGAGCGGTCGGCCGCTGCGCGTGGCCATCGTCGGTTCCGGCCCCAGCGGGTTCTACGCCGCCGAGGCGCTGTTCAAACATGAATCGACGGTTCACGTCCACATGTTCGAGCGCTTCCCGACGCCCTTCGGCCTCGTCCGCTTCGGCGTCGCGCCCGACCACGGCAAAATCCGCAACGTCATCCACACCTACGAAAAAACCGCCGCGCACGAGCACTTTCAGTTCTGGGGCAATGTCACCATCGGCCGCGACCTGAGCATCGCCGAACTTCAACAGCACTTTGACGCCGTCGTGCTCGCCTACGGCGCCGAGACGGACCGCTCGCTCGACATCCCCGGCGAGAACCTCGCCCGCAGCTACACGGCGACGGCCTTCTGCGCCTGGTACAACGGGCATCCGGATTATCGCGATGTGCACTTTGATCTGAGTCACGAAACGGTCGCGGTCATCGGGCAGGGCAATGTGGCGATGGACGTGGCGCGCGTGCTGGGCAAGTCCGCCGATCAACTGCGCGACACGGACATGGCCGATCACGCCATCGAAGCGCTGTCGCGCAGCAAGGTCAGGGAGATTTACGTCATCGGCCGGCGCGGACCGGCGCAGGCGGCGTTCACCCCCAAAGAGATTCACGAACTGGGCGACATCCCCGGTTGCGACATCATCGTCGACCCCGAAGACCTGAAGCTCAACGCCGCGTCGCAACAGGAACTGACGCTGCCGGATCATCACGCCGCCGAGCGCAACATGGCGACGCTCGAGGAATTCGCCAGGCGCGATGTGAAGGGTCAGCCGCGCCGCATCATTCTCCGGTTTTTCCAGAGCCCCGTCGAAATCCGCGGCAATGCCGGCGGCGTGACGTCCATCGTGCTCGAAGCCAACGAGCTGTCCGGCGAAGCGGGCGCTCAGAAGGCGCGCGGCACGGGCAGGATGCAGGAGCTTGCGTGCGGCGTGGTGTTCCGGAGCGTGGGCTATCGCGGCGTCGCCATGCCGGGCGCGCCCTTCGACGAACGCCGCGCGGTGGTGCCCAATGAGCATGGCCGCGTCGAAGTCGGCCTGTATGTCGTCGGCTGGATCAAGCGCGGACCGTCTGGACTCATCGGCACCAACAAGAAGGACAGCGAAGACACCATCGAGCGCCTGCTAGAAGATGCGCCCAAACTTTCGCGCGCGACGGCGGACGAGGCGTCGCTGCGGGCGCTGCTCGAACAGCGCGGCGTGCGTATCGTGACGTTCCCCGAGTGGCAAACGATCGACGCGGCGGAGATCGAACGCGGCGCTTCGCAGGGCAAACCCCGCGAAAAATTCACGCGTGTGCAGGAAATGATCCACCTTCTCGACGGGCTTTGA
- the modA gene encoding molybdate ABC transporter substrate-binding protein: MRRGLLILMFTLALAGCDRKDAAPAPTVTIFAAASLTEAFEDLESAFRKAHPQVNITCNYAGTQQLMAQLRLGARADVLAAANTRYMEQAVDEHLVDEHADVVFALNRLVIVQSKRSEAHIENVADLAKPGVRLALADDKVPVGRYTAQMFKAAGESVEKQAQANVLSREQNVKAVLTKVRLGEADAGVVYATDVTPDAQRDVQVIAIPDPINVKVQYPIARLRGASKSADLYIRFILGDEGRSILAAHGFELPPVSP; encoded by the coding sequence ATGCGTCGCGGGCTGCTCATCCTGATGTTCACGCTTGCCTTGGCCGGTTGCGACCGGAAGGACGCCGCGCCGGCGCCGACGGTGACGATCTTCGCCGCCGCGTCGCTTACGGAGGCGTTCGAGGATCTGGAGTCGGCGTTCCGCAAGGCGCATCCGCAGGTGAACATCACGTGCAACTACGCCGGCACGCAGCAGCTCATGGCCCAGCTTCGCCTCGGCGCCCGCGCGGACGTGCTCGCCGCCGCCAACACGCGTTACATGGAGCAGGCCGTCGACGAGCACCTCGTCGATGAGCACGCCGATGTCGTCTTCGCGCTCAATCGGCTCGTCATCGTGCAGTCCAAGCGCAGCGAAGCGCACATCGAGAACGTGGCGGACCTGGCCAAGCCGGGCGTGCGGCTGGCGCTGGCGGATGACAAAGTCCCCGTCGGGCGATACACGGCGCAGATGTTCAAAGCCGCCGGCGAATCGGTCGAAAAGCAGGCGCAGGCGAACGTCCTCTCGCGCGAGCAGAACGTCAAGGCCGTGCTGACGAAGGTGCGGCTCGGCGAAGCGGACGCGGGCGTGGTTTACGCCACCGATGTCACGCCCGATGCACAGCGCGACGTGCAGGTCATCGCCATCCCCGACCCGATCAACGTGAAGGTTCAGTACCCGATCGCCCGGCTGCGCGGCGCTTCCAAATCGGCGGACCTGTACATCCGCTTCATCCTCGGCGATGAGGGCCGCTCGATCCTCGCGGCGCACGGGTTCGAGCTGCCGCCGGTGAGTCCATGA
- a CDS encoding ATP-binding cassette domain-containing protein has product MVGITLTNLTKRFAGTMAVDNVNLRIEPGELFFLLGPSGCGKTTLMRQIAGLIDPSSGTILFGDRDVTHLPTSKRNTALVFQGYALWPHMTVWQNVAFGLEVRKVAPDEKARRVTEALRVTRMSQFADRRPMQMSGGQQQRVALARALVVNPDVLLLDEPLSNLDAKLRLEMRSEIRRICTETKITSVYVTHDQEEALSIADRIAVLRDGRIAQVGTPMEVYARPRSRFVADFLGKANFIPAVVAGRDNGQLKLDSAAGTLKSAVFPDNAPAGGNVTCCVRPESIRILRNGETGANTIACRHVQTVFLGHLAQHEFRTEDGLVLTTEELKPMDRRWSEAPLRLAFDAEDLVVLTD; this is encoded by the coding sequence ATGGTAGGCATCACGCTGACGAATCTGACCAAGCGTTTCGCGGGCACGATGGCGGTGGACAACGTCAACCTCCGCATCGAGCCGGGCGAATTGTTTTTTCTGCTCGGCCCGTCCGGCTGCGGGAAGACGACGCTGATGCGCCAGATCGCGGGGCTGATTGATCCGTCGTCGGGCACGATTCTGTTCGGCGACCGCGATGTGACCCATCTGCCGACGAGCAAGCGTAACACGGCGCTGGTGTTTCAGGGTTATGCGCTCTGGCCGCACATGACGGTGTGGCAGAATGTGGCGTTCGGGCTGGAAGTGCGCAAGGTCGCGCCGGACGAGAAGGCGCGGCGTGTCACGGAGGCGCTGCGCGTGACGCGCATGAGCCAGTTCGCGGACCGGCGGCCGATGCAGATGTCCGGCGGGCAGCAGCAGCGCGTGGCGCTGGCGCGGGCGCTGGTGGTCAATCCCGATGTGCTTTTGCTGGACGAGCCCTTGTCGAACCTCGATGCGAAGCTGCGGCTGGAGATGCGCAGCGAGATTCGGCGCATCTGCACCGAAACGAAAATCACCAGCGTGTACGTCACGCACGATCAGGAGGAAGCGCTGAGCATCGCCGACCGCATCGCGGTGCTGCGCGACGGCAGGATTGCGCAGGTCGGCACGCCGATGGAGGTCTACGCCCGGCCTCGGAGCCGATTCGTCGCCGACTTCCTCGGCAAGGCGAATTTCATTCCGGCGGTCGTCGCCGGTCGTGACAATGGGCAGTTGAAGCTCGACAGCGCGGCGGGCACGCTCAAGTCGGCCGTCTTCCCCGATAACGCCCCCGCGGGCGGCAACGTCACCTGCTGCGTCCGCCCGGAGTCGATCCGCATTCTCCGCAACGGCGAAACCGGAGCGAACACGATCGCCTGTCGTCACGTACAGACGGTTTTCCTCGGCCATCTCGCCCAGCACGAGTTCAGAACGGAGGACGGGCTGGTGCTGACGACCGAGGAACTGAAACCGATGGATCGGCGGTGGTCGGAGGCGCCGCTGCGTCTGGCGTTCGACGCGGAGGATCTGGTCGTGCTCACGGACTGA
- a CDS encoding HDOD domain-containing protein, with the protein MSQTSTSTALASGKQQAINAVMAEVSQIATLPEITVKIIETVEDPDASAEDLHKIIANDPALCARVLKVVNSAFYGLPGQIGSINRAIVLLGLNAVKNIAIAASLAKLFRGGRLCADFSAKDLWTHSIGVAAGVKLLVERLKVNVLDEAFLSGLMHDIGVMVEMQAVQPKLLEVFDVMREEKLSMLDAEEKVIGANHQDFGKALCEKWKFPASFACVAGFHHNPMTLTSEQRSLTAMVHVADVLAARLKLGCDKTVSTLEIEPEVTDYLKLTDKMIEQVTEDLPRAHEVAGDVMSLS; encoded by the coding sequence ATGTCGCAGACTTCAACGTCGACGGCCCTGGCTTCGGGAAAACAGCAGGCGATCAACGCCGTCATGGCGGAGGTTTCTCAGATCGCCACGCTGCCGGAGATCACAGTCAAGATCATTGAAACCGTCGAGGACCCCGATGCGTCGGCGGAGGATCTTCATAAGATCATCGCCAACGATCCGGCCCTCTGCGCCCGCGTGCTCAAAGTGGTGAACTCCGCATTCTACGGCCTGCCGGGACAGATCGGCTCGATCAATCGCGCGATCGTCCTGCTGGGCCTCAACGCCGTCAAGAACATCGCCATCGCCGCCAGTCTCGCCAAGCTCTTCCGCGGCGGGCGGCTGTGCGCCGACTTCTCGGCGAAGGATCTCTGGACGCATTCGATCGGCGTGGCGGCGGGCGTGAAGCTGCTCGTCGAACGTCTGAAGGTCAACGTGCTCGACGAGGCGTTTTTGTCGGGGCTCATGCACGACATCGGCGTCATGGTCGAGATGCAGGCCGTGCAGCCGAAGCTGTTGGAAGTGTTCGATGTGATGCGCGAAGAAAAGCTTTCGATGCTCGACGCCGAGGAAAAAGTCATCGGCGCGAATCATCAGGACTTCGGTAAGGCGCTGTGCGAAAAATGGAAGTTCCCGGCGAGCTTCGCCTGCGTGGCGGGCTTCCACCACAACCCGATGACGCTCACCAGCGAGCAGCGGTCGCTGACGGCGATGGTCCATGTGGCGGACGTTCTGGCGGCCCGGCTTAAGCTCGGGTGCGACAAGACGGTTTCGACACTGGAGATCGAGCCGGAAGTGACGGACTACCTGAAGCTGACGGACAAGATGATCGAACAGGTCACTGAAGACCTGCCGCGGGCCCACGAGGTTGCCGGCGACGTGATGAGTCTCTCGTAA
- a CDS encoding sulfatase-like hydrolase/transferase gives MQRIAPAAVFLACFHLLFASPLMGQTKQPNLLIIFPDQWRGQALGEVGREPVKTPNLDKLAAQSIVFTEAVSNWPVCSPYRAMLMSGQYPPANGVVSNCNTQTASIHCQLKTETRCWSDVLHDHGYRLGYVGKWHLETPHEPYIDCANNRGSMKWNEWTPPNRRHGFDFWYAYNTYDYHLKPLYWSTDAPRDGFKYVDAWSPTHEADMAIRYIRNEGGSYRQADAPFALVVAMNPPHMPYDQVPDQYKKLYADVPIEDLVKQPDIPPAGTEWGDYYRKNIRNYYAMMSGVDEQIGRILAALDDAGLSENTIVMFSSDHGNCLGIHDEIAKSNRFEEAMRIPLFIRWTGTLSPRHDDLLISVPDFYPTLLSLMGLRDAIPDAVQGVDRSTILKTGRGDRPAAQLYFRMTYQNLARGERGVRTHQYKLVIDHPLKDGEATTCLYDLKADPYELKNLAAENPQIVQQMTDQLLMPELKRIGDPWATDKP, from the coding sequence ATGCAGCGCATCGCACCCGCCGCCGTTTTTCTCGCATGTTTCCACCTGCTTTTCGCATCCCCGTTGATGGGTCAGACCAAGCAGCCGAACCTGCTGATCATCTTCCCCGATCAGTGGCGCGGGCAGGCATTGGGCGAAGTCGGACGCGAGCCCGTCAAGACGCCGAACCTCGACAAGCTCGCCGCGCAGTCGATCGTGTTCACTGAAGCCGTGTCCAACTGGCCCGTGTGCAGCCCGTACCGCGCGATGCTCATGAGCGGACAGTACCCGCCGGCCAACGGCGTCGTAAGTAACTGCAACACGCAGACCGCATCGATCCATTGTCAGCTCAAGACTGAGACGCGCTGCTGGTCGGACGTGCTGCATGATCACGGCTACCGGCTCGGCTACGTCGGCAAGTGGCATCTCGAAACGCCGCACGAACCGTACATCGACTGCGCCAACAATCGCGGAAGCATGAAGTGGAACGAATGGACCCCGCCGAATCGGCGGCACGGGTTCGACTTCTGGTACGCGTACAACACGTATGACTATCACTTGAAGCCGCTGTACTGGTCGACCGATGCGCCGCGCGACGGGTTCAAGTACGTCGACGCATGGAGCCCGACGCACGAAGCGGACATGGCCATCCGTTACATCCGCAATGAAGGCGGATCGTATCGTCAGGCCGATGCGCCGTTCGCGCTGGTCGTGGCGATGAATCCGCCGCATATGCCCTACGATCAGGTGCCGGACCAGTACAAAAAGCTCTACGCCGATGTGCCGATCGAAGACCTCGTCAAGCAGCCGGACATTCCGCCCGCCGGCACGGAGTGGGGCGACTACTACCGCAAGAACATCCGCAACTACTACGCCATGATGAGCGGCGTCGACGAGCAGATCGGACGCATCCTCGCCGCGCTCGATGACGCCGGCCTCAGCGAGAACACCATCGTGATGTTCAGCTCCGATCACGGCAATTGTCTGGGCATTCACGACGAAATCGCCAAGTCCAACCGCTTCGAGGAAGCCATGCGGATTCCGCTGTTCATCCGCTGGACCGGCACGCTTTCGCCGCGCCATGACGATCTGCTCATCTCCGTGCCGGATTTCTATCCGACGCTGCTGTCGCTGATGGGCCTGCGCGATGCGATTCCCGACGCCGTGCAGGGCGTTGATCGTTCGACGATTCTCAAGACGGGGCGGGGCGATCGACCGGCGGCACAGCTCTACTTCCGCATGACCTATCAGAACCTCGCCCGCGGCGAGCGCGGCGTCCGCACGCACCAGTACAAACTCGTCATCGATCACCCCCTCAAAGACGGCGAGGCGACGACCTGTCTCTATGACCTCAAGGCCGACCCCTACGAACTGAAAAACCTCGCCGCGGAAAACCCGCAAATCGTCCAGCAGATGACCGACCAACTGCTCATGCCCGAACTGAAGCGCATCGGCGACCCGTGGGCGACGGACAAGCCGTGA
- a CDS encoding serine hydrolase has product MRLALFAVLFAASLAQGQLLAPTAPEAQGVNSAGVQAFVEAFEKEVDAPHGFVLVRHGHPIAAGWWAPYDRATPHMLYSLSKSFTSTAIGLLSDDGKLDVDNAVLPYFPDDAPKDPDANLRAMRIRDLLTMNSGHDKDTLARVTLAGNDNWVQTYLSFPVEHPPGTHFVYNTGNTYMLSAIVEKITGQSVLDFLKPRLFEPLGIANPTWETDPRGIDTGGWGLSITTEDIARFGQLYLQHGMWDGKRLLSESWISLASAPQTPNGTNPNSDWNQGYGFQFWRCRHNCYRGDGAFGQYCIVMPDLDAVLAINGGQGDMQRTLNLVWDHLLPAMHDAPLPADDAAAEALSKKLASLHHAPVSGEANSPHIAKITGNTYIFDANKAGLKSVTFAFDGDTRRIVLDTEHGQERFDVGYGKWEKQTVSFYQLGIPAAASTGPQTVAASAAWAKPDQLVARAWITTTPYRIDMTFDFDAEANALAMAARIYPLQGQMTTFKASAK; this is encoded by the coding sequence ATGCGTCTTGCGTTGTTCGCCGTGCTGTTCGCCGCGTCGCTCGCACAAGGTCAGTTGCTCGCCCCGACCGCGCCGGAAGCGCAGGGCGTCAACTCGGCGGGCGTGCAGGCGTTCGTCGAAGCGTTCGAGAAGGAAGTCGATGCGCCGCACGGGTTCGTGCTCGTGCGGCATGGCCATCCGATCGCCGCCGGCTGGTGGGCCCCCTATGACCGCGCCACGCCGCACATGCTCTACTCGCTGAGCAAGAGCTTCACCTCCACCGCGATCGGCCTCCTTTCCGATGATGGCAAGCTCGACGTCGACAACGCCGTGCTCCCCTACTTTCCTGACGACGCTCCGAAGGATCCGGATGCGAATCTCCGCGCGATGCGCATTCGTGATTTGCTCACCATGAACAGCGGGCACGACAAGGACACGCTCGCCCGCGTCACACTCGCCGGCAATGACAACTGGGTGCAGACCTACCTGTCCTTCCCCGTCGAGCACCCGCCCGGCACGCACTTCGTCTACAACACAGGCAACACGTACATGCTCTCGGCGATCGTAGAGAAGATCACCGGGCAGAGCGTGCTCGACTTTCTCAAGCCGCGGCTCTTTGAACCGCTGGGCATCGCAAATCCGACATGGGAAACTGATCCGCGCGGGATCGACACCGGCGGATGGGGACTGAGCATCACGACCGAGGATATCGCGCGCTTCGGACAACTGTATCTTCAGCACGGCATGTGGGACGGCAAGCGACTGCTGTCCGAATCATGGATCAGTCTCGCTTCCGCCCCGCAGACGCCCAACGGTACGAACCCCAATAGCGACTGGAACCAGGGCTACGGCTTCCAATTCTGGCGCTGCCGTCACAACTGCTACCGAGGCGATGGCGCGTTCGGACAGTATTGCATCGTCATGCCCGACCTTGACGCCGTGCTCGCCATCAACGGCGGCCAGGGCGACATGCAGCGCACGCTCAACCTCGTCTGGGATCATCTGCTGCCGGCCATGCACGATGCTCCCCTGCCCGCCGATGACGCCGCCGCCGAAGCGCTTTCAAAGAAGCTCGCGTCGCTCCATCACGCTCCCGTGTCGGGCGAGGCGAACTCGCCCCATATTGCGAAAATCACGGGAAATACCTACATATTCGACGCCAACAAGGCGGGGCTTAAGTCCGTGACGTTCGCCTTCGACGGCGACACGCGGCGGATCGTGCTCGACACCGAACATGGCCAAGAGCGCTTCGATGTCGGGTACGGCAAGTGGGAGAAGCAGACGGTGTCGTTTTATCAGTTGGGCATTCCCGCCGCCGCCTCGACCGGGCCGCAGACCGTCGCCGCCAGCGCGGCCTGGGCGAAGCCCGACCAGCTTGTCGCGCGCGCGTGGATCACGACGACACCTTACCGGATCGATATGACCTTCGACTTTGACGCGGAGGCGAACGCACTTGCGATGGCTGCGCGGATCTACCCGTTGCAGGGTCAGATGACGACGTTCAAAGCGAGCGCCAAGTGA
- a CDS encoding protein kinase: MDGNEPTQQLQGIDDDAAFEASLLTDSMPLDAAALTSPLPVTAPHPAPPPEQPSWVGKRLGRFKLLRLLGEGSMGRVIEAMDVNLRRIVALKVLRKRVVGVDQQAAVEQFLREARAAAIIEHPNIVRIFEINEEQGWWYIAMEMVEGGTLRDLVKASEEMSTVMACTLIGDAATALAVAHKRGIIHRDIKPNNLLVSRDGRCKVSDFGLVRVDDPNDPFDFTDMSVGTPKYMAPEVIRRQAQTPAIDIYSLGATLYFALTGEAPYTGKTMKEIIEQHLHAPPPDVRRTRPDIPEPLSRLVRHMMAKNPQDRPTAREVASILCAEQVELRPDASSGSTLLRRELGMDDSVVTRVFHHVERRPGAWLGAAAGVVTAIVLMVYLLTRPAHEGPNFPIAFTDAPASYGPRVAAEAPPTASSPVKAPPFSWVGKVDPKGAPFVSSISAIHYWPIDDPAARLIRADQVVFYATASAAEFAGKHAAP; encoded by the coding sequence ATGGACGGCAACGAACCGACACAGCAGCTTCAGGGCATCGACGACGACGCGGCGTTCGAGGCGTCGCTGTTGACCGACTCGATGCCGCTCGACGCCGCGGCGCTGACATCGCCGCTGCCGGTGACCGCGCCTCATCCGGCTCCGCCGCCGGAGCAGCCGAGTTGGGTCGGCAAGCGGCTGGGGCGCTTCAAGCTGCTGCGCCTGCTGGGCGAGGGATCGATGGGCCGCGTCATTGAGGCGATGGATGTGAACCTGCGGCGGATCGTGGCGCTGAAGGTGTTGCGCAAGCGCGTCGTCGGCGTCGATCAGCAGGCGGCGGTCGAGCAGTTCCTGCGCGAAGCGCGCGCCGCGGCGATCATCGAACATCCCAACATCGTGCGCATCTTCGAGATCAACGAGGAGCAGGGCTGGTGGTACATCGCGATGGAGATGGTCGAGGGCGGAACGCTGCGCGATCTGGTCAAGGCGAGCGAGGAGATGTCGACCGTCATGGCGTGCACGCTCATCGGCGACGCGGCGACGGCGCTGGCGGTCGCGCACAAGCGCGGGATCATCCATCGCGACATCAAGCCCAACAACCTGCTCGTCAGCCGCGACGGGCGATGCAAGGTCTCGGACTTCGGGCTTGTCCGCGTCGATGATCCCAATGATCCGTTCGACTTCACCGACATGTCGGTGGGGACGCCCAAGTACATGGCCCCCGAGGTGATCCGCCGGCAGGCGCAGACCCCGGCGATCGATATTTACAGTCTGGGCGCGACGCTGTATTTCGCACTGACCGGTGAAGCGCCGTACACCGGCAAGACGATGAAGGAGATCATCGAGCAGCACCTTCATGCCCCGCCGCCGGATGTCAGACGCACGCGCCCCGACATTCCCGAGCCGCTGTCGCGCCTCGTGCGGCACATGATGGCCAAGAATCCGCAGGATCGACCCACCGCCCGCGAGGTCGCCTCGATCCTCTGCGCCGAGCAGGTCGAGCTGCGTCCCGACGCCTCGTCGGGCAGCACGCTGCTGCGGCGCGAGCTGGGCATGGACGATTCGGTCGTCACGCGCGTGTTTCATCATGTGGAGCGCCGTCCGGGCGCCTGGCTGGGCGCGGCGGCGGGGGTGGTGACGGCGATCGTGCTGATGGTGTATCTATTGACGCGCCCGGCGCACGAAGGGCCGAATTTCCCGATTGCTTTCACCGATGCGCCCGCCAGCTACGGTCCGCGCGTCGCCGCCGAAGCGCCGCCGACGGCGAGTTCGCCGGTCAAGGCCCCTCCGTTCAGTTGGGTCGGCAAGGTCGACCCCAAAGGCGCGCCGTTCGTCAGCTCGATCTCCGCCATCCACTACTGGCCCATCGACGATCCGGCCGCGCGGCTCATCCGGGCAGATCAGGTCGTGTTCTACGCAACGGCGTCCGCCGCGGAGTTTGCCGGCAAGCATGCCGCGCCGTGA
- a CDS encoding DUF721 domain-containing protein produces the protein MDRFASEHDAHAAEQHIARLRHWRHRPERDLSLSFINEYVQKQIAKPAAQLGDLGSLWVELVPVHLLPRTQLAKFTRGVLHVTVPDAATNYELDRLLRSGLELTLKQKCKTTLRKIRVSVGAVDA, from the coding sequence ATGGATCGCTTCGCCTCCGAGCACGACGCCCACGCCGCTGAGCAGCACATCGCCCGGCTCCGCCACTGGCGCCACCGCCCCGAGCGCGACCTGTCACTGAGCTTCATCAATGAATACGTGCAGAAGCAGATCGCCAAGCCCGCCGCCCAGCTCGGCGACCTCGGTTCGCTGTGGGTCGAGCTTGTGCCCGTGCATCTTCTGCCGCGCACGCAGCTCGCGAAATTCACACGCGGCGTCCTCCACGTGACCGTCCCCGACGCCGCCACCAACTATGAACTCGACCGCCTCCTCCGCTCCGGCCTCGAACTGACGCTCAAACAGAAATGCAAAACCACCCTCCGCAAAATCCGCGTGAGCGTCGGCGCGGTGGATGCATAA
- the modB gene encoding molybdate ABC transporter permease subunit, with translation MTNDQRRRGGSWTWLLGLPLLALLLIPLAALIARAPVHLLHHYLSDSDTLTIITLSLTTSTAATLLAVVFGTPLALVMTRRQFAGRRVLEVLMEMPIVLPPTVAGLALLLAFGRFGLLGPWLDKLGIEVAFTTAAVIMAQAFVASPFYIKAAMVSLSEVDATLEDSARNLGASGTRVFWRVTLPLAWRGILGGATLCWARALGEFGATIIFAGNFPGRSRTMPIAVYLGFETDLKQAIALAVILMTCSFAGLMLVRSLLEKRHPLVK, from the coding sequence ATGACGAACGATCAGAGGCGGCGCGGCGGGTCGTGGACATGGCTGCTGGGTCTGCCGCTGTTGGCGCTATTGCTGATTCCGCTGGCCGCGCTGATCGCGCGGGCGCCGGTGCATCTTCTGCATCATTACCTGTCCGACTCGGACACGCTGACGATCATCACGCTGAGTCTGACCACGAGCACTGCGGCGACGCTGCTGGCGGTCGTGTTCGGGACGCCGCTGGCGCTGGTCATGACCCGACGGCAGTTTGCGGGGCGCCGCGTGCTCGAAGTGCTGATGGAGATGCCCATCGTGCTGCCGCCGACGGTGGCGGGACTCGCCCTGCTGCTGGCGTTCGGACGCTTCGGGCTTCTCGGACCATGGCTCGACAAGCTCGGCATCGAAGTGGCGTTCACCACGGCCGCGGTCATCATGGCGCAGGCGTTTGTCGCTTCGCCCTTCTACATCAAGGCGGCGATGGTCAGTCTTTCGGAAGTGGATGCGACGCTCGAAGACTCGGCCAGGAATCTCGGGGCGTCGGGCACGCGCGTGTTCTGGCGCGTGACGCTGCCGCTGGCATGGCGTGGCATCCTCGGCGGCGCGACGCTCTGCTGGGCCCGCGCCCTGGGCGAGTTCGGCGCGACGATCATCTTCGCCGGCAACTTCCCCGGCCGATCACGCACCATGCCCATCGCCGTCTACCTCGGCTTCGAAACCGACCTCAAACAAGCCATCGCCCTCGCCGTCATCCTTATGACCTGCTCCTTCGCCGGCCTGATGCTCGTGCGGAGTCTCTTGGAGAAGCGGCATCCGTTGGTGAAATGA
- the rdgB gene encoding RdgB/HAM1 family non-canonical purine NTP pyrophosphatase, whose translation MSVSQSIVFATSNPHKIEEVAAVFAPAGIDVVGLDALNLDVPEPIEDGRTFTDNALIKARYYAKLSGRLILADDSGLCVDALGGEPGVRSARYAGVSGPRSVVDPANNAKMVAQLRDVPEKDRTARFVCVMALCDADKTWAIAQGAIEGRIVLEPRGGNGFGYDPHFFVDEKGCTTAELSPDQKNAISHRGTASRRMIEILRRLK comes from the coding sequence ATGAGTGTATCGCAATCGATTGTTTTCGCCACCAGCAATCCGCACAAGATCGAGGAGGTCGCGGCCGTGTTCGCGCCGGCGGGGATCGACGTCGTCGGGCTCGATGCGTTGAACCTCGACGTGCCCGAGCCGATCGAAGACGGGCGCACGTTCACGGATAACGCGCTGATCAAGGCGCGTTACTATGCGAAGCTGAGCGGGCGGCTGATTCTGGCGGACGACAGCGGGCTATGCGTCGATGCGCTGGGCGGCGAGCCGGGCGTGCGGAGCGCGCGGTATGCGGGGGTCAGCGGGCCGCGCAGCGTGGTGGACCCGGCGAACAATGCGAAAATGGTCGCACAACTGCGCGACGTGCCGGAGAAGGATCGCACGGCCCGGTTCGTCTGCGTGATGGCGCTGTGCGATGCGGACAAGACATGGGCCATCGCACAGGGCGCGATCGAAGGCCGGATCGTGCTCGAGCCGCGCGGCGGCAACGGGTTCGGATATGACCCGCATTTCTTCGTTGACGAAAAGGGCTGCACCACGGCCGAGTTGTCCCCCGATCAGAAGAACGCCATCAGCCACCGCGGCACGGCGAGCCGACGGATGATCGAAATCCTGCGGCGGCTCAAATGA